GAAGTTATGGTAAGTGATGGTCAGGCAGATGTAATCCGGGAAAAAGAGACCTTTGCTGACCTTTTATCCAAACAAAACCTTCCTTTGAGGTTTTTAAAATGAGTGAAAAAATAATTCTACTTTTTCACAAAATGCATGGTCTGGGAAACGATTACATAGTAATTGATGAGTTCACAGAAGAGCTCATACCAGAGCAGAAGAAAGCAGAAATCGTCCGGCAACTTTGCACCAGAGGTTTCTCCATAGGGGCTGATGGCGTTATATTCGTATCTCCATCTGACACCGCGGACATAAGATTCAGGATATTCAACAGTGACGGTAGTGAAGCTGAGATGTGTGGAAATGGAATTCGCTGCTTTGGTAAATATGTTTATGAAAATGATGTTCTGAAACAGAATAAGATGAGTGTGGAAACCCTGGGAGGAATCAAAAAACTCGTATTAAAAGTTGAAAGAGATTTTGTGGAATCTATTAGGGTTGATATGGGAAAATCTACCTTCAATACCCTGGATGTACCCATGATCACTGATTATGATGAATTCATTGATCAGGAGCTTGAAGTTGACAGTGAATTGATTAAATTAACTGCCATTAATGTTGGTAATCCACATGCAGTTATATTCACCGAGAATTTAGACGAAGTTGACTTGGACCGTCTGGGTCCTCTTATCGAGAATCATGAAGCATTTCCCGAAAGGACTAACGTACATTTTGTGAATGTTATAAATCCTCAGGAAGTGGAAATGCTCACCTGGGAAAGAGGAGCTGGTTTTACCATGGCTTGCGGCACTGGAGCTACCGCTACGGTTATTTCCGGGTATAAAATGGGCCTCCTTCAAAAAGATGTTCTGGTACACCTCCCTGGAGGAGATCTGGAGATCTCAGTATATGAAGATGCAAACGAACTGGGTGCATTCATGGAAGGGGACGCTGTTAGTGTGTTTGAAGGAATAATGGAGTTGGAATTATAATATACAAGATTAAAATGACTCCATCCACCATCTTACATAATTAATTAAATTCTGTAAAAAAAACATATACAGGAAGTGTTTGTTTGGCCTTAAAAGACTGGTCTGATGATTTAAAATCTAATGGAGTTCCTTTTATTTATTGTGCTCCACCAGGCCCTAAATCCAGGGATAATATTCTGGAAGCAAAAAAATATGTAACCAGTTACTGGGCAGGTCAAGGGAAAAGTGGAAATGGTTGGGATCTGCCTTTAACTGTTAAAAGAGTTGCTAACAGCCTAATAGAAGATGTGGATGGTAATGTTTATATCGACTTAAATTCCGGTATCTCGACTGCCAATTTTGGGTATAACAATCCTTTTATCTGGAGCCGTGCCCAGAAAATCATGGAGGAATACGGGATCCTGGGGATTTTCCCCTCCAATGATTACAATTTACCCCTCATGACAGCTGCCAGTAAAAAAATCCTGTCAACGGTTCCTAATGGCCACAGATACAGAGTTCACTATGCCTGTGATGGAACTGAAGCCAACGAGGCTGCACTGAAGACTGCAATTAGTTATACTGGCCGATCGTGTGTAGTATCATTTATGGGTTCCTTTCTTGGGAGGACCATGGGTTCTTTATCCTGCATGGCCCAGAAATCCAGGGATGCGGACACTTTCCGTTCACTTCGCTCCAGTAACATCTACTTTGCTGAAGGAGCCAACTGTCCCAACTGCTTGTTCTGTGATAGTCCGGATAGTTGTAATGGTTACTGTATTGAAAAATTCCTTAAGGATAGAGTTTTAACCTTTCAGGTAAGTCCAGAAGAAGTTGCTGCTT
This sequence is a window from Methanobacteriaceae archaeon. Protein-coding genes within it:
- a CDS encoding diaminopimelate epimerase; amino-acid sequence: MSEKIILLFHKMHGLGNDYIVIDEFTEELIPEQKKAEIVRQLCTRGFSIGADGVIFVSPSDTADIRFRIFNSDGSEAEMCGNGIRCFGKYVYENDVLKQNKMSVETLGGIKKLVLKVERDFVESIRVDMGKSTFNTLDVPMITDYDEFIDQELEVDSELIKLTAINVGNPHAVIFTENLDEVDLDRLGPLIENHEAFPERTNVHFVNVINPQEVEMLTWERGAGFTMACGTGATATVISGYKMGLLQKDVLVHLPGGDLEISVYEDANELGAFMEGDAVSVFEGIMELEL
- a CDS encoding aminotransferase class III-fold pyridoxal phosphate-dependent enzyme — translated: MALKDWSDDLKSNGVPFIYCAPPGPKSRDNILEAKKYVTSYWAGQGKSGNGWDLPLTVKRVANSLIEDVDGNVYIDLNSGISTANFGYNNPFIWSRAQKIMEEYGILGIFPSNDYNLPLMTAASKKILSTVPNGHRYRVHYACDGTEANEAALKTAISYTGRSCVVSFMGSFLGRTMGSLSCMAQKSRDADTFRSLRSSNIYFAEGANCPNCLFCDSPDSCNGYCIEKFLKDRVLTFQVSPEEVAAFIMEPYITGGLMNPAPQEFLKCAREICDQYGIVLIFDEVQSGMGRSGRMWVHEHHGIEPDIFTSAKSLGGGISPLSAAFIKEEIMEEVPAYHGSTYGGAPISLAGNMAAMEYMDQNKLLERVNKLGKIIENRFLEWTDYSNVWQTRGWGLLKAVDFREDKNKPLVDYKNKIQGELFKKGVITMSGGQGRYLSMLRIIPSFTIPLDQLSIGLDIFEEIISKN